One window of Alkaliphilus metalliredigens QYMF genomic DNA carries:
- a CDS encoding MazG-like family protein, which yields MKNTINLKTISLPQLNGLCPTLESTALKIAEENGELCRAIGKFRGLSGERDTLETQEAFKEVAKELLDVAQTSFTMMFLLEKEHGIDIESYIEEHIEKLIKKGYINTGLAEEESACKLEGLPKKLREE from the coding sequence TTGAAAAACACAATTAATTTAAAAACAATTTCTCTTCCTCAGTTAAATGGTCTATGTCCAACGCTTGAATCTACTGCGCTTAAAATAGCAGAGGAAAATGGAGAGTTATGTAGAGCAATCGGAAAATTCAGGGGATTAAGTGGAGAAAGAGATACACTAGAGACCCAAGAGGCATTTAAGGAAGTGGCAAAGGAACTATTAGATGTTGCACAAACTTCTTTTACAATGATGTTTTTATTAGAAAAAGAGCATGGGATCGATATTGAGTCTTATATAGAAGAGCATATAGAAAAACTAATTAAAAAGGGTTATATCAATACTGGTTTAGCAGAAGAGGAAAGTGCTTGTAAATTAGAAGGGCTACCAAAAAAATTAAGAGAAGAATAA
- a CDS encoding isocitrate dehydrogenase (NAD(+)), which produces MKTITLIPGDGIGVEVTTAVQRVIEAANVAIDWEVVNGGETAYLETGQYIPDELIDSISKNKIAFKGPITTPIGTGFKSINVTLRQKYNTYANVRPVKSMSGIKTPFDNIDLVIFRENTEGLYCGIEHLVTEGVAEAIKVITEKASKRIGKSAFEYARKHKRKKVTAVHKANIMKISDGLFLDCIRSVAKEYPEIEYEEVIVDNMCMQLVMYPERYDVLVLPNLYGDIISDLAAGLVGGLGLVPGANIGDDIAIFEAVHGSAPLIAGKNMANPTACILSATMMLDYIGEESAAKRIRQAVEFVIKEGRYTTSDIGGTATTKDMTEAICQYIKSKNH; this is translated from the coding sequence ATGAAAACAATTACACTGATACCAGGAGACGGCATTGGGGTCGAGGTCACCACAGCAGTACAAAGGGTCATCGAGGCTGCTAATGTGGCAATTGATTGGGAGGTCGTCAATGGCGGAGAAACTGCTTATCTTGAAACTGGTCAATACATTCCCGATGAACTAATAGACAGTATTTCAAAAAACAAAATTGCATTCAAAGGACCCATCACAACCCCTATTGGCACAGGGTTTAAAAGTATTAATGTTACCCTAAGACAAAAATATAATACTTATGCCAATGTTCGACCGGTAAAAAGTATGTCCGGTATTAAAACGCCCTTTGATAATATTGATTTAGTCATTTTTAGAGAAAATACCGAAGGCTTATATTGTGGTATCGAGCATTTGGTTACCGAGGGTGTAGCAGAAGCCATCAAGGTGATTACCGAAAAAGCATCTAAGCGAATTGGAAAGTCAGCCTTTGAATATGCCAGAAAGCATAAACGCAAGAAAGTCACAGCTGTTCATAAGGCTAATATCATGAAAATTTCCGATGGGTTATTTTTAGACTGCATACGAAGTGTGGCAAAAGAATATCCAGAAATTGAATACGAAGAGGTCATCGTAGATAATATGTGCATGCAGCTGGTCATGTACCCCGAAAGATATGATGTGCTGGTACTCCCAAACCTTTACGGTGACATTATTTCTGATTTAGCGGCTGGATTAGTAGGTGGTTTAGGACTTGTTCCCGGTGCCAACATAGGAGACGATATCGCTATCTTTGAGGCCGTTCATGGTAGTGCTCCCTTGATCGCGGGAAAAAACATGGCAAACCCGACAGCTTGCATTCTCTCCGCCACCATGATGCTAGATTATATAGGAGAGGAATCCGCTGCAAAACGAATCCGCCAAGCTGTAGAATTCGTTATCAAGGAGGGTAGATATACTACAAGTGATATCGGGGGTACAGCTACCACCAAGGATATGACCGAGGCAATATGTCAGTATATTAAAAGTAAAAATCATTAA
- a CDS encoding aconitate hydratase — protein sequence MGKNITYKILEDHLISGTLIPGSEVEIKIDQTLTQDSTGTMVYLQLEAMDIKEIKTELSVAYIDHNTLQIGFENADDHAFIKSVAGKYGIHFSKPGNGICHQLHLEGFSIPGKTLLGSDSHTPTSGGMGVLAIGAGGLDVATAMASGSYFLTVPKVLNIKLTGALNPWVSAKDLSLYILKQLSVKGGVGKVVEYSGEGLKGLSLTDRATITNMGAELGATTSIFPSDENTRYYLKSLGREMDWVALSADRDAVYDETMEIDLSKITTMTAKPHSPDNVDTIENIKGMKVDQVLIGSCTNSSYKDLMKAAAILKNSAVHPDVDLGISPGSSKILKMLADNGALSTFLSAGARILECSCGPCIGMGQSPKNNGISLRTFNRNFCGRSGTENAEVYLVSPETAAISAIKGCLEDPISLGADIYIDEPLSYASSDSYFLYNKNIDTPVIMGPNIKPVPLNHMLTEGMTGKAVLKAGDNITTDDIMPSHAKLLPYRSNIPYLSTFCFSTIDENFWKKCDENNGGIVVGGENYGQGSSREHAALAPLHLGIKAIIVKSFARIHKKNLINSGIIPLEFVNLKDYNAIDEMDDLEIKSLKYSLTNDSEFTIYNKSKDITFNAAFTGSSRDIDILLAGGYLNYIKTKMTTMGEN from the coding sequence ATGGGCAAGAATATAACTTATAAAATATTAGAAGATCATTTAATTTCAGGAACGTTAATACCCGGAAGTGAAGTAGAGATTAAAATAGACCAAACCCTAACGCAGGATTCTACGGGCACCATGGTTTACCTTCAATTAGAAGCCATGGATATCAAGGAGATCAAGACAGAATTATCAGTGGCCTATATCGATCACAACACACTTCAAATCGGTTTTGAAAATGCCGATGACCATGCCTTTATTAAAAGTGTTGCAGGTAAATATGGCATTCATTTTTCAAAGCCAGGCAATGGGATTTGCCACCAATTGCATTTAGAAGGATTCTCTATACCAGGCAAGACCTTGTTGGGGTCTGATAGTCACACCCCTACCAGCGGTGGCATGGGGGTGTTAGCCATAGGTGCCGGCGGTTTAGATGTTGCCACTGCCATGGCTAGTGGGTCTTATTTCTTAACAGTACCGAAGGTTCTAAATATCAAACTGACTGGGGCATTGAATCCATGGGTTTCCGCAAAGGACCTAAGCCTATACATCTTAAAGCAGTTATCTGTAAAGGGTGGGGTCGGAAAGGTAGTAGAATATTCTGGCGAAGGTTTAAAAGGTTTATCCTTAACCGACAGAGCCACGATTACCAACATGGGAGCTGAATTAGGTGCTACAACCTCAATTTTCCCCAGTGATGAAAATACCCGTTACTACTTAAAATCATTAGGTAGGGAAATGGATTGGGTCGCATTGTCGGCAGATAGAGACGCAGTATATGATGAAACCATGGAAATAGATCTTTCAAAAATCACCACCATGACAGCCAAGCCCCACAGTCCTGACAATGTTGACACCATAGAAAACATCAAAGGAATGAAGGTAGATCAGGTCCTCATTGGTAGCTGTACCAACTCATCCTATAAGGATTTAATGAAGGCTGCTGCCATCTTAAAGAACAGTGCAGTGCATCCAGATGTGGATTTAGGAATTTCACCTGGATCTAGTAAAATTTTAAAGATGCTGGCGGATAATGGTGCCCTTTCTACTTTTCTCAGTGCCGGGGCCAGAATATTAGAATGTAGCTGTGGTCCCTGTATTGGCATGGGGCAGTCCCCTAAAAACAACGGCATTTCCCTAAGAACCTTCAATCGTAACTTTTGCGGAAGAAGTGGTACAGAAAATGCTGAAGTATATTTAGTCAGTCCAGAAACCGCAGCCATATCTGCTATTAAGGGATGTCTTGAGGATCCCATTAGTTTAGGCGCTGACATATACATTGATGAGCCCCTTTCCTATGCCAGCAGTGACAGTTATTTTCTATACAATAAAAACATCGATACGCCCGTCATCATGGGTCCTAACATTAAACCCGTTCCACTTAATCATATGCTGACAGAAGGAATGACCGGAAAGGCAGTATTGAAGGCCGGTGACAACATCACCACCGATGATATCATGCCCTCCCATGCAAAGCTGTTACCTTATCGTTCTAACATTCCTTATCTTTCAACGTTTTGCTTCAGCACCATAGATGAAAACTTTTGGAAAAAGTGTGACGAAAATAACGGAGGAATTGTGGTAGGAGGAGAAAATTATGGTCAAGGCTCCAGTAGAGAGCATGCCGCCCTAGCCCCACTACACTTAGGCATTAAGGCAATCATTGTTAAGTCTTTTGCTAGAATTCACAAGAAAAATCTAATCAATAGTGGTATTATTCCTTTGGAGTTTGTTAATTTAAAGGATTATAATGCCATCGACGAAATGGATGATTTAGAAATCAAGAGTTTAAAGTACTCACTAACCAATGACTCTGAATTCACAATTTATAATAAATCAAAAGACATTACTTTTAATGCAGCATTTACAGGTTCATCACGAGATATTGATATTCTCTTAGCTGGGGGATATTTAAATTATATTAAAACCAAAATGACCACAATGGGGGAAAACTAA
- the nifV gene encoding homocitrate synthase — protein MTKKIKLLDTTLRDGEQTAGVVFANEEKVFIAKMLDELGVDQIEAGIPVMGSDEKDVIKKIVKSNLKASIMGWNRAVIKDIEASIDCGVDAVAISISTSDIHITHKLNSTRDRVLEQMVKATEFAKFNGLYISVNAEDASRTDDLFLIDFFKAAKEAGANRVRFCDTVGILDPITTYNRIKLLKEAVDIDIEMHTHNDLGMATANAIAGAMAGATYLGATVNGLGERAGNASLEEVILSLKYAMNLEHANYHIEKIKDLCAYVAKASNREIPFWKAITGERIFYHESGIHADGALKNPLTYEIIKPEDLGLERKILIGKHSGSAAIKNRLSFHGIHIDDASSYELLIKVRNVSIALKRSLNDKELLSLYEEVLRERNLTA, from the coding sequence ATGACAAAAAAAATAAAATTACTAGACACCACTTTAAGAGATGGAGAACAAACTGCTGGGGTGGTCTTTGCCAATGAAGAAAAGGTCTTCATTGCAAAAATGCTAGACGAATTAGGAGTAGATCAAATCGAAGCTGGTATTCCTGTCATGGGCAGCGATGAAAAGGATGTTATCAAAAAAATTGTGAAGAGTAACTTGAAGGCCAGCATCATGGGCTGGAATAGAGCTGTGATTAAGGATATCGAAGCTTCTATTGATTGTGGGGTAGATGCTGTTGCCATATCCATATCTACATCAGACATCCATATCACACATAAATTAAATTCCACCAGAGATCGAGTTCTAGAACAAATGGTCAAGGCCACAGAATTTGCAAAATTCAATGGTTTATATATTTCTGTTAATGCAGAGGATGCATCTCGAACAGATGACCTATTTTTAATTGATTTTTTCAAAGCTGCAAAGGAAGCTGGCGCCAATCGAGTTCGATTTTGTGATACCGTTGGAATTTTAGATCCAATCACGACCTATAATCGAATTAAGCTTTTAAAGGAAGCAGTAGACATCGACATCGAAATGCACACACATAATGATTTAGGCATGGCAACGGCAAATGCCATCGCAGGTGCTATGGCTGGTGCCACATACTTAGGAGCCACCGTCAATGGTCTAGGAGAGCGAGCAGGAAATGCATCATTAGAAGAGGTTATCCTTTCTTTAAAATATGCAATGAACCTTGAACACGCCAATTATCACATTGAAAAAATAAAAGACCTATGTGCTTATGTGGCAAAGGCTTCTAATAGAGAGATTCCTTTTTGGAAGGCAATCACAGGAGAACGTATTTTTTATCACGAGTCTGGAATTCATGCAGATGGTGCCCTCAAAAATCCATTAACCTATGAAATCATCAAACCTGAGGATCTAGGCCTCGAGAGAAAAATACTCATTGGAAAACATTCAGGATCAGCTGCCATCAAAAACAGATTATCCTTCCATGGCATCCATATAGATGACGCTTCATCTTATGAATTACTCATAAAGGTGAGAAATGTATCCATTGCACTTAAGAGATCCTTGAACGACAAGGAATTACTCAGCTTATATGAGGAAGTCCTTAGGGAAAGAAATTTAACTGCATAA
- a CDS encoding GntR family transcriptional regulator, with protein sequence MIYLDLKDRRPLYEQIKEKMKLLMIKGVLKSDEKIPSVRELAQSLTINPNTIQKAYRDLEKEGFIYSVRGKGSFVAPLENVINPVRQDELTEELKKIIAELMYMNTSKEQLIDYINEIYKKEVR encoded by the coding sequence ATGATCTATTTAGATTTGAAAGATCGCAGACCCTTATATGAACAGATTAAGGAAAAAATGAAACTCTTGATGATCAAAGGAGTGTTAAAATCCGATGAGAAAATCCCTTCGGTAAGAGAGCTGGCTCAGTCATTGACCATTAATCCAAATACAATTCAAAAAGCCTATCGGGATTTAGAAAAGGAAGGATTTATCTATTCTGTCCGTGGCAAGGGAAGCTTTGTAGCGCCCTTAGAAAATGTCATCAATCCCGTTAGACAAGATGAATTAACAGAGGAATTAAAAAAGATTATTGCAGAGCTGATGTATATGAATACCTCTAAAGAACAGTTAATTGATTACATTAATGAGATTTATAAAAAGGAGGTTCGATGA
- a CDS encoding ABC transporter ATP-binding protein has product MIEVKNLSKSFGKFKALDDLSVHVKKGSVYGLLGPNGAGKTTLIKHIVGVYRQDEGVVTVGGALVYENPTVKSTIVYIPDDLYFFSQYSIAEMAKFYASLYPTWNQERYECLKKVFPIDDKRRVTKLSKGMQKQVAFWLGICIMPQVMILDEPVDGLDPVMRKKVWNLMLQDVVERETTILVSSHNLRELEDVCDHVGILHNGKIVAERELDNMKSDIHKLQVAFPNKVPKDFLKEVEVLHRSESGNVLLLIVKGDKEELLSIIQKSNPVILDALPLTLEEIFIYELGGMGYDIENIII; this is encoded by the coding sequence ATGATTGAAGTAAAGAATTTAAGTAAATCCTTCGGAAAGTTCAAGGCACTAGATGATCTAAGTGTTCATGTGAAAAAAGGCTCGGTATATGGACTGCTTGGACCCAACGGTGCGGGTAAAACAACTTTAATCAAACACATTGTAGGGGTTTATCGTCAAGATGAAGGCGTGGTCACAGTAGGGGGTGCGTTGGTTTATGAAAATCCTACAGTTAAGTCAACAATCGTATATATACCCGATGACTTATACTTTTTTTCTCAATATAGCATTGCGGAAATGGCAAAATTTTATGCCAGTCTCTACCCCACATGGAATCAAGAACGCTATGAATGTCTAAAGAAGGTATTTCCCATTGATGACAAAAGAAGAGTCACAAAGCTATCTAAGGGAATGCAAAAGCAAGTTGCCTTTTGGCTTGGCATATGTATTATGCCCCAGGTGATGATTCTTGATGAGCCTGTGGATGGTTTGGATCCTGTAATGCGAAAAAAAGTGTGGAATCTCATGCTTCAAGATGTAGTCGAGAGAGAAACCACAATATTAGTTTCCTCCCATAATTTACGAGAACTAGAGGATGTGTGTGATCACGTAGGAATACTCCATAATGGCAAAATTGTAGCGGAAAGAGAATTAGATAACATGAAGTCAGATATTCATAAGCTACAGGTAGCTTTTCCAAATAAAGTGCCTAAAGATTTCTTGAAGGAAGTGGAAGTGCTCCACAGATCAGAAAGTGGAAATGTATTGTTGCTTATTGTAAAAGGAGATAAAGAAGAATTGCTTTCTATCATACAAAAATCAAATCCAGTCATACTAGATGCACTGCCATTAACATTAGAGGAAATTTTTATTTATGAGTTAGGGGGGATGGGCTATGATATTGAAAACATCATTATTTGA
- a CDS encoding DUF6449 domain-containing protein, with amino-acid sequence MILKTSLFDKGLILSDVKRFWWASALYTLLLFFILPLKHIMLKNAMHEEWIRNQVVDSLIMNVHQSEFQIILMLVMPVILAVLVFRYMQKNNAASMMHSLPYTRKTLYCSHSAAGFVLLALPIILNGLVLMILQGTTNLGEYYSFLDIVGWGGQTLILNILFFSVTIFAGMFTGSSIAQMVFSYIVQILPAGVYILFKHNIGQLIHGYSSAGRLRDPILDRLPIFVLLNNRAGVRYISTWSVISYLLIAIALFIIGYYVYKLRNLEASGDVVAFIAIRPVFKFGVTVCSMLLGGIYFTSIARGSFPTLIFGYVLSSFLGYWIAEILMEKSFKVLGAYKGYVAYTVIMLVVLMGVQTDVTGYVGRIPEAEEVEKVYLGYNGDVWMDIESEVQKTRDSSDVMDFSGKLFESEANIENMIAFHEELVKEPTNKIGRYQYIVYGLKNGQYLKRYYAIDEQRYADQLRPIYESLEYKQTRFPVIEQRESDIKWIEITDERIQKKSAMLIDSAEIHGFIKALQMDIENATYEDLVMDRGRSVRAIIMDQNERIIEYAIRNQNKFVEQWLKDQGYYEEVILMPEDVEYIVLDKVNSSDSRKRVEVRDKAVIEELVKVSAEFGYDHTKENVSVAFYMTGFSRHPEYMYIQANDSNSEKLKAYINQLNE; translated from the coding sequence ATGATATTGAAAACATCATTATTTGATAAAGGGTTAATATTAAGTGATGTAAAACGTTTCTGGTGGGCCAGTGCCCTCTATACGCTATTATTATTCTTCATCCTACCACTGAAACACATCATGCTAAAAAATGCCATGCACGAGGAATGGATTAGAAATCAAGTGGTGGATTCATTAATAATGAATGTACATCAAAGTGAATTTCAAATCATATTAATGTTGGTAATGCCGGTGATCTTGGCGGTACTGGTATTCAGATACATGCAAAAGAATAATGCAGCTTCCATGATGCACAGCCTGCCCTACACGAGAAAGACCCTGTATTGTAGTCATAGTGCTGCGGGATTTGTACTGCTTGCTCTACCTATCATCTTAAATGGTCTTGTATTGATGATTTTGCAAGGCACTACGAATTTAGGAGAATACTATTCCTTCTTAGATATAGTAGGGTGGGGAGGACAGACTTTAATTTTAAATATTTTATTCTTCAGTGTGACCATTTTTGCAGGGATGTTTACCGGGAGCTCCATAGCTCAAATGGTGTTTAGCTATATTGTACAAATACTACCTGCGGGAGTATATATATTATTCAAACATAATATAGGACAGTTAATTCATGGCTATAGTAGTGCTGGTAGGCTCCGTGATCCTATTTTAGATAGACTTCCGATATTTGTATTACTGAACAATCGAGCAGGAGTCCGATATATTTCCACATGGAGTGTAATAAGCTATTTATTGATTGCAATTGCGCTTTTTATCATAGGCTACTATGTATATAAATTAAGAAATTTAGAAGCATCAGGAGATGTGGTGGCTTTTATAGCCATTCGTCCGGTTTTCAAATTTGGGGTAACAGTTTGTAGTATGTTATTGGGTGGAATTTATTTTACAAGTATTGCAAGAGGTAGTTTCCCTACTTTGATCTTTGGATATGTACTGAGCTCCTTTTTAGGCTATTGGATTGCTGAAATCCTGATGGAAAAGTCTTTCAAGGTTTTAGGAGCCTATAAGGGTTATGTGGCTTATACCGTCATCATGTTGGTGGTGTTAATGGGAGTCCAAACCGATGTGACAGGTTATGTAGGACGGATCCCGGAAGCTGAAGAGGTTGAAAAAGTTTATTTGGGTTACAATGGAGACGTATGGATGGATATTGAAAGCGAGGTTCAAAAAACAAGAGATAGTAGTGATGTAATGGATTTTAGTGGAAAATTATTTGAAAGTGAAGCCAATATAGAAAATATGATAGCCTTTCATGAGGAATTAGTGAAAGAACCAACAAATAAAATAGGAAGATACCAATACATCGTTTATGGCTTGAAAAATGGTCAATATCTAAAGCGATACTATGCCATAGATGAGCAAAGATATGCAGATCAGTTAAGGCCGATTTATGAATCTCTAGAATATAAACAAACAAGATTTCCTGTTATTGAGCAAAGGGAATCAGATATTAAATGGATTGAAATAACCGATGAGCGGATACAAAAGAAATCTGCAATGCTTATAGATTCCGCAGAAATTCATGGGTTCATCAAAGCACTTCAAATGGATATAGAAAATGCCACCTATGAAGATTTAGTAATGGATAGGGGGAGATCCGTAAGGGCAATCATTATGGATCAAAATGAAAGGATTATAGAATACGCAATCAGAAACCAAAATAAGTTTGTGGAGCAATGGTTGAAGGATCAAGGTTATTATGAAGAGGTGATCCTCATGCCAGAGGATGTGGAATATATCGTTCTTGATAAGGTTAATTCAAGTGATTCACGTAAAAGGGTGGAAGTAAGAGATAAAGCAGTGATAGAGGAACTCGTTAAAGTTAGTGCTGAATTTGGATATGACCACACGAAGGAAAATGTAAGTGTTGCTTTTTATATGACGGGATTCTCAAGGCATCCAGAATATATGTACATACAAGCAAATGATTCTAACTCTGAGAAGTTGAAGGCGTATATCAATCAATTAAATGAGTAA
- the phnC gene encoding phosphonate ABC transporter ATP-binding protein yields the protein MQLAIKNLSKQYTKGEVFALDNVNLHVEKGEFVAILGLSGSGKSTLIRCINRLIDASQGEICFEEKEIMSLTGESLRLYRRNLAMIFQQYNLIPRMDVLTNVLTGRFGYLSQLYIIFKRFPPECIVKAEESLEKVGLVGFSKRPIKSLSGGQQQRVGIARALIQQPQIILGDEPVSSLDPVTAKEVMGLLQKINEQDKITMIINLHSVELAKIYGKRIIGINQGKIVFDGSPEELCESKINTIYKSDKVTL from the coding sequence ATGCAATTAGCAATCAAAAATTTGAGCAAACAATATACGAAGGGTGAAGTCTTTGCTTTAGATAATGTAAATCTTCATGTGGAAAAAGGTGAGTTCGTTGCGATACTAGGTTTGAGTGGTTCTGGTAAATCTACACTTATTCGTTGTATCAATCGATTAATTGATGCTTCTCAAGGAGAAATATGTTTTGAAGAAAAAGAAATTATGAGTTTAACGGGAGAATCACTGCGACTGTATCGTCGCAATCTGGCTATGATTTTTCAACAGTATAATTTAATTCCTAGAATGGATGTTTTAACCAATGTACTGACAGGGAGATTTGGATACCTCTCACAATTATACATTATTTTCAAAAGATTTCCTCCAGAGTGTATCGTTAAAGCGGAGGAGTCCTTGGAAAAGGTAGGTCTCGTTGGTTTTTCAAAGCGACCTATAAAATCATTAAGCGGTGGTCAACAGCAAAGAGTTGGTATTGCTAGAGCACTTATACAACAACCTCAAATCATCTTAGGTGACGAGCCTGTCTCCAGTCTCGATCCTGTCACTGCTAAAGAAGTTATGGGCTTATTACAAAAAATTAATGAACAAGACAAAATAACCATGATCATCAACCTCCATTCGGTTGAATTGGCAAAAATCTATGGCAAAAGAATTATAGGAATCAATCAAGGAAAAATTGTATTTGATGGTTCACCAGAGGAACTATGCGAATCGAAAATTAACACAATATATAAATCAGATAAAGTTACTTTATAA
- the phnE gene encoding phosphonate ABC transporter, permease protein PhnE yields MIKEVKVKDSNKIQLNPPHNYKKVYLWIGLLVVLIWSALGTNFNPLMFKDFGNTLHFLKRSFLNPDWSVLPLALSESVITVQIAIMGTAVAFLLAVPLSFLSAKNTSPHWSIYTTLRGMLSFLRSVPEIVFALIFVPTVSLGPFAGVLALSLHNVGVMGKLFSEIIESADIGPQEAMTSTGAKKNIVILYGILPQVIPHVLSNSFYRLEVSVRASLVLGLVGAGGVGQLLSIHFKMFQYNKVAVDCLVIMAMVIIIDYIGGIIRRRVI; encoded by the coding sequence ATGATAAAAGAAGTAAAAGTAAAGGATTCAAATAAAATTCAATTAAATCCCCCCCATAATTATAAAAAGGTCTATCTTTGGATAGGCCTTCTTGTGGTTCTTATTTGGAGTGCTTTGGGAACAAATTTCAATCCCTTAATGTTTAAAGACTTTGGAAACACTTTGCACTTTCTAAAGAGAAGCTTTCTAAATCCAGATTGGAGTGTTCTGCCTTTAGCCCTAAGTGAATCTGTTATTACCGTTCAGATAGCTATTATGGGGACCGCGGTGGCATTTTTATTAGCTGTTCCACTTAGTTTTTTGAGTGCAAAAAACACTTCTCCTCATTGGTCTATCTATACGACACTTAGAGGAATGCTCAGTTTTTTACGTTCTGTACCAGAAATTGTTTTTGCACTTATATTTGTTCCCACAGTCAGTCTAGGTCCATTTGCAGGAGTGCTGGCCCTATCCCTCCATAATGTTGGCGTAATGGGAAAACTTTTCTCAGAAATTATAGAATCCGCTGATATAGGTCCCCAAGAAGCGATGACTTCAACAGGTGCAAAAAAGAATATTGTTATCTTGTATGGTATTCTTCCCCAAGTTATTCCTCATGTATTATCCAACTCCTTCTATCGTTTAGAAGTAAGTGTTCGAGCTTCTCTTGTCCTTGGTTTAGTCGGAGCTGGTGGAGTAGGACAACTTTTAAGTATCCATTTTAAAATGTTCCAGTATAATAAAGTTGCAGTGGATTGTCTAGTCATTATGGCAATGGTTATTATCATCGATTACATTGGTGGCATTATTCGAAGAAGGGTGATTTAG
- the phnD gene encoding phosphate/phosphite/phosphonate ABC transporter substrate-binding protein: protein MKKVLLLILILILSASLIACSTEDTPSVSMEEEEVASIVPEKIIIGAIPTQNQGDMKAAMDKLGEHFSEELGTEVIVEVYPDYNGVVEAMNYGQVDMAYFGPLTYIIANETGGAEAIMTLLVNGEPYYYSYMVVHADSDINSLDDIIDNVEDLQFAFADVNSTSGSLIPTLALKERGVFRDQTDTDFKQIFYTGGHDAAALSVQEKKVEVGAVDSAIFEVMKRNNVIDGEQFRVIWQSEPLFQYPWAVKKGTSDELKEAFVNAFLSVDDSEILDVFGASGFAPAEDKDYEPVRQAAKADGRL from the coding sequence ATGAAAAAGGTCTTACTACTTATCTTAATCTTAATATTAAGCGCGTCATTAATTGCCTGCAGCACCGAAGATACACCTAGTGTTTCTATGGAAGAAGAAGAGGTAGCCTCTATTGTCCCTGAAAAAATCATTATTGGAGCTATCCCTACACAAAATCAAGGAGATATGAAGGCTGCCATGGATAAACTGGGGGAGCATTTTTCAGAGGAATTAGGCACTGAAGTGATCGTAGAAGTTTATCCTGATTACAATGGAGTCGTAGAAGCCATGAACTATGGCCAGGTTGACATGGCATACTTCGGTCCATTAACCTATATTATTGCCAATGAAACAGGTGGCGCTGAGGCTATTATGACTTTATTAGTCAATGGAGAGCCTTACTACTATTCTTATATGGTTGTTCACGCAGATTCTGACATCAATAGTTTAGATGATATTATTGATAATGTAGAAGATCTTCAGTTTGCATTTGCTGATGTTAACTCTACTTCTGGTTCTCTAATCCCCACCCTTGCTTTAAAGGAAAGAGGCGTTTTTAGAGACCAAACCGATACTGATTTCAAACAAATCTTCTATACTGGAGGCCATGATGCTGCTGCTTTATCAGTGCAAGAGAAAAAAGTAGAAGTGGGTGCTGTTGATAGTGCCATATTTGAAGTCATGAAGAGAAATAATGTAATTGATGGAGAACAATTTAGAGTAATCTGGCAATCAGAACCATTATTTCAATATCCTTGGGCTGTAAAAAAGGGAACTTCTGATGAGTTAAAAGAAGCCTTTGTCAATGCATTTTTATCAGTTGATGACAGCGAAATACTAGATGTATTTGGTGCCAGTGGATTTGCACCAGCAGAAGATAAGGACTATGAGCCAGTAAGACAGGCTGCAAAAGCTGACGGAAGGTTGTAG